From Daucus carota subsp. sativus chromosome 6, DH1 v3.0, whole genome shotgun sequence:
AATAATAATGTATCACCTCAATTTGGTATACCAATATTTGCAAATCttcatataataaattaataagaaaATTATGGAGAActcatttaatattaaatttattctttaaatatatatatttaaatttaatttaatatttatttgatgaGTCCGCATATCCAAATATAACCGCTTTAGCATCTAACCTATATAAAATAATGCTTATCTTGAATATCATGGAATTGCTTCCAAAATATGATCCCCGAGACCCCACCCcaccaatccaaaccaaaccaaattatATGATACTTTTGAAAGTGCTATGCTCGTTGAAATTAGGGATTTTCTCATAATTATCCAATTCTAATTTATTCTCCGCAAAATATTACatccttttcaaatattttatattttaaaaatatttgttaaaaaattgaGGCAACCAGTTGTAACTTGCAATCAGATGCAATCGCGCACCTGTAACTGTAAGTTAATCGAGAAAAGtcaaataaatttgtttatttgattattaatgTGTTTTGACCCTCGCCGCTAGGCGCTAGGGGTGAACAAAAAACCGTTCAACCCGCAAGATCGACCCAATCCACCTCTTATTTCGGCCAAACAAACTGAACCGTTCCAAACCGAAAAAATAATTGGGTTCATTTTTTATCAACCCGAATAGATTAGGTTGGGTCagggtttttaaattattaacccCGACCAACCCGAATAGAAATTTTTTGTTGCTTTACATGACAGACACAGAACTTGATTCAGAAGACTTAGAAATTGATATTACTGGATAGTGTGACTGGGGCTTGAAACTTGAATTCTGTTTAGTgtcaatattaattgttaaactATATAAATGGGCATTCACTGACATGGCTTCTGTTTTCTGTATTTAAGTAGTTTTTTGCTTAGTTTTCTTGGTTATCAGGTCACATATGTAGACCACAAAAGTGCGGATTATGTGTTGTCAGGCGTCTGCTGgtttaaatttaagtttttcgcatacttaattaattattagttaattgtaATATTTAAGGTGCGCTATTGAAAATTTGTACGTATGTTCTCGATATCTATTTGACGGGATAAAACTCAATAAACCCGATCCTACCCTACCCGACCCGACGTATGAATAATAAGGTTgagttgaaaatattttataggGTTAACGGGTTCGAATTTTTATAAACCGATTATATTGAGTTGGGTTGAATTCTCGCCTCTAATCCGATCAACTCGACCCGTGTTCACCCCTGCTCACCGTGCACATCTATCCTTCAAAACTGAATGACTGAAAAATCAATTTAACcttttcatattattatttaaagcaAGGAAAGGAAAAAGCAAATTCTCACCCTAATTCGTTACAAAGCAAAGGGCGGTGGACTTCACCCCGTATTCATCTTTCGGCCTTTCCCTAGCCGAGAGCAGTCGGCGCCGCCCATTTTCTGAGGGCTACGTGCTGCAAATAAGGCTATCCAGAGTGTCTACATTTCAGAAAAGCCTTTTCAAAATAATCTAtttatctacttatatatataattttatatttataaaattataaatcaaatatattatacaaaaatcaaattaaaatcaaaatacataattttaaaataaatatttatttaaactacggacccgtgcctcgcacgggcttttatgctaatCTCTCGAAATTTTAGAACAAGATAATCTAATTTGAGGGGAGAGGTGTTATTTTTGAAGTATTATTTCCCTTACCAACTGGATAACAAAGCACACAGTGCCTCCTCACCTGTGGGCTGTCGCTGTCCTGTATTTATTACCGCCCTTCCAATTTAATCCCAATTCCCAGCTACGTCTGGTTAAAGAAAGTTATCTCTAACGTTCACATACAGACGGTATGCTATAATGCTAGGCacaaatatgaatttttatttaaatattaaatggaATAAATTTCCTCCGAATTTGCTTTTATAGAAAAAAACGTAATTTAATACTCATAATCTCATATTATTCTTCTACGTAGTATCAATGATCATTATAATTCCATCGAATATTCTCAAAaactaatttatcatttatttaacaaaatcaaTCACTTTATGAATTAAACTATTAGAAATTATTTCGACTTTACGAACTAAAAATTCGGAATCATTCCGACCTAATAGTATTAGTACATAAACTGTCTGCGTGGGGCCGTATTTGGGCAGCTATTAGTGATAAACACGCCTGGCAACTCATCATCATTCTCCTCTTtccttttctatttttttcccTTCTATTCTCTCTTTTCTCCACCATCTTTCCTTATTTTTCAACTCattcttttttattaaatctCCACAACTTCAATTTCACTTTCAATCTGTGTGCGTCGTTTGATCTGTTCAATCACTTCCAGGTATTAATTAATTGCTTCGTTTCCAAGCTAATCTCAGTTTAATTCGATGACTGCTTAGTTAAATCacttgattttttatttttaattttgaataacTTGTGTTTGGGAGCTGATTAGTTGTTGTTTGTGTAAGTGTGTATGTATGATCTCGATACACAGTTGGTGAGATTTGGCGTTGATTTGATAAGTAGGTGCTGCGTTTTGTGCGTTTGGTTAGATGAAGTGCCTGATTTAGGATGTAGTGTAGGTTATTTTTACGGATCCGTGGGAGTTTTCGGGGAAGTGTGGCGGTAATGAGTGGCATTGCTCAGGGAATTGTGCGGAATGCATTATGTTTCGGATGTGTTTGTAGGATGTAGGAAGTGTATTCGACATTTAGCTGCAGTTGTAGGCGTGTTTCGTTTATTAGATGATACTGTCTTGCGTGGTTCGTAATTTAGGTACTGATTCGTTAAATGAATATGAATTGATAAGTGGAGAATAATgtacataattaaattattacgTGACATGACATCACAACTTGGAAAGCAGACACGACAGATCGCCTAGTGTCTAGTTGCTTATTTCTTAGTATTAGCCTAATTCGGTGCAGCATTTATAGTACGATAGTCTTGGCTATAATTTTAAGCAAAGTAGTTGTTGCCAAGTATATTAAGTTACTAGGTTCTTATTTAGCTGTAGCGGTTGAAGTATAGAAGATGATTGGGTGCTGTCTTGTGTGCTTTGTAATTTTGTTATGGAATTTGTAAATGCATATGAGAAATTGGCGGAGACTAATttacataattaaattaatacatGACATGGCAAATTGGAAACCAGAACATTACCCAGTGTCAAGTTGCTTTTCCGAAAGTGTTAGCCAAAGTAGCATTTATAGTACAGTAGTCTAGGCTATAACCTTCAAACAAAGTAGTTGGCGCCAAATATATTAAGTTACCGTGTTCCATATTTAGCTGCACCGGTAGTAGTATACAACATCGGTGGACACTATATTATGTACTTGTATTTTATTTACCGAATTTATTATATGTGACATGACAAATTGGAAACCTCAATACGTAACGTTACCTAGACATCTCAAAGGACATGATTATACAATTATACATGTTCTGATGTTCATACAATTTATTGGAGAAAGGAATACATGACTATTTCCATTTCTATAATACGAGTACAGAACTCAGAAATTTTCAAAGAAGTAAGACTATATTTCCCAGAGATCACAAAAAACTTTAACGAAATTGTAAAAGCATATGAATGAAATAGTGGAGAATGTTGTAAATAATTAAGTTATCATGTGACATGACAAAGTGGAAACCAGAACACAACAAGTTACCTTGATATCATATGAAGCATGACAATACAATTAAATCTTGAGCTTAGAGCAGAGAAGCTTTACTGATTCTGTCAGGCATCTGagcaaattttcttttatataaatgaatgattaattgattatattaattagatAGGTCATTGGAAAATGTGTGTTGTGCATTTCGtatgtttttattaatgatGTGGCATCTCTAACTAGGAACTGCAGTCAGGAGCTAATAATCTATAATGGTGCTAAActgttataatatattgttgTTATGTACAGATTATTCAAActgttattaatgtttaattaACTTGAGAATCAAAACCAGTGTAcagtaaattataatatttaatcaggTATTCATGTAGGAGGGATAGATTTTAAACACTGACTAaggttatttataaaatttaggtTTGAATTGATGGAGCTGTTAAGCTTGTGTAGCTATTTATGGGTCTAGCATCCAATTGAGTTTAGTACACTGAATACTTTTCCCACTTTGGTTAGTTGATCATCACTGTAATAGATGTTGGTAGCATACATTCACAATTCACTTGAAATGCGTTATTCTATACATGTTTTTTAGCCTGTTTCGTCACTTCATATAATTATGTGATATCATTATCCCGTACATGTTTAGCGTACCATTAAGTCTTGATTGTTAGTAACTCTTTCTGTACTATGCTTCTCATTACATAGGTTCAGGTGGTAGTTTCACAGTCCCGATAATTTCAAATTTCCAAAAAGAGATTAAAAGAACAGTTATGGCTGTTTCCATGAGAGATTTGGATTCAGCCTTTCAAGGAGCTGGGCAGAAGGCGTATCCTTTGGTTTACAATTATTTTTCTTGCATCATATATAAACATCTCTGTCTCCATTCTGCTACATTTGCATATGAATTCCCCTTCACAGGTATCTTAAATTTTTAGCATTGCTGTAGAAAGTATAGGTGGGTGGTCGTTTCTGCAAGAGAATTGCTCTTTACTCTTTATACAAATGCAGCTAAATTTCTGTTGTTGTGCCAGTTAAAGCATATGGTTTATATTTTCCTGTTTTTCTACTGGAAATTTTTCGTGCTATCCTTGATATTGTATAGCGGGCTAGAGATTTGGCGCATTGAGAATTTTCGCCCGGTACCAGTGTCGAAAACTTTACATGGAAAGTTTTTTACTGGGGATTCATACGTGATTTTGAAGGTGATTGCTTCAATAGATTACATAAATGTTTTTCTATCTTTCCATGTAATTATATGAATTGGTTTATTTCTTAACTAAATAGCTCTAAAAGAATGAATATATCTGTTATCCTCCTTTATTGACTATTATGGCGTTGCATGTCTATGTCATTTGCTAATTTGCTTTGAGCTCTCTAAAATGTCTCACAATTTTGTGCATTTTATTACTCACTCTTATGGGCATCTAATGGTAAAATATAACACCGTAGTCAATTCCTTTCTGTTtcacattttatttattatgaggTTAATCCTGCGTACTTATTGCAGACAACTGCCTTAAAAAGTGGCGCCCTACGTAATGATATTCATTATTGGATAGGTAAAGATTGTAGTCAAGTAAGTACTTACATCCATGGCTTTCAAATCTTCTAATCAGAAATATATAGTTACCGTTGAAGCTAAAATGCTGTTGTATATAGGATGAAGCTGGAACAGCAGCAATAAAGACTGTTGAACTGGATGCAGTTCTTGGAGGGCGTGCTGTTCAATATCGGGAAGTGCAAGGCCATGAAACTGAGAAAtttctttcttattttaaaCCATGTATCATACCTCAAGAAGGCGGAGTTGCATCTGGATTTAAACATGCTGAAGCTGAAGAATATAAGACTCGTTTATATGTGTGCAGAGGCAAGCATGTTGTTCAAGTGAAAGAGGCAAGTCTGATACTGCTTTAGTGGCCAGGGCATTTTAATAAGTTATGCCAGTTTTAAGCCAGCCTCTATGTTATTTCCAGGTTGCCTTTGCTCGATCCTCTCTCAATCATGACGACATATTTATACTTGATACGGCGTCTAAGATTTTTCAGTTTAATGGTTCCAACTCATCTATACAAGAGAGAGCTAAAGCATTGGAAGTAGTTCAGTACATTAAAGATACGTATCATGATGGAAAATGTGAGATAGCTGCCATTGGTAAGTGGATAATCACTATAAATAGGAGATGCTAGCTAAATAATGCTAAGCATTAAAATAATTTCCTTTTAATTATGTCTAGAGGATGGGAGACTAatggctgatgctgatactggaGAATTCTGGGGTTTATTTGGTGGATTTGCTCCATTGCCAAGAAAATCGGCCGCCGAAGACGCTAATAATATTTCTGATGTTCCTACAAGACTTTTTGGGTACAAAATCCTCCTCTTGCTGATTTTATTCTTGCGTTGTAGTCATGCATTGTATTCCCATATATCCAATTTGCTTATCGATCTATATATCTTGTAGTTATGATCTACCATCTCCTTAATACTTATTCTCATCTTTGTAAGGCTTCTAGACATATATGATTATAtgcatttttataaaatgaataCAGTATACAGAAAAAGCAAGATTTGATAGTCATTTACCACATAGTTATACCTATTCTTACAGTCACGTGTTTGTTCTTTTAAGTATTGTTAAGGGGCAGCATGAACCTATGGATGTGGATTCCTTGAAGAGGGAGCTGCTCGACACTTATAAATGTTATCTATTGGATTGTGGGTCAGAAGTCTTTGTGTGGATTGGAAGAAATACTTCTCTTGATGAGCGCAAAAGTGCAAGTGGAGCTGGAGAGGTACTGCCTCATTATGCTTGTTTACTTTCGCttcttaatatttattatgCAAATCCCGCCATCCATTCACTGTAATAATTGCATTCTATAGGAATTACTTCGTACCGTTCCTCGGCCGAAAACTCATATAATTCGTGTAATGGAGGGATTTGAGACAGTTATGTTCAGATCAAAATTTGATTCTTGGCCTCAGTCAACAGATGTAACAGTATCTGAGGATGGTAGAAGCAAGGTTGCTGGTGAGTTAACATTCCACTATTGCTTCTAGTACCCAGGGATACATTATTACAATAGATGCTGTATAACTTCCTATTCTAATTTGTATACAATCTGCTTTTATTGGTATTCTGATGTTGTCAAGTTTCGTCTTAATCATTATGTAGCACTTCTGAAACGCCAAGGGCTGAATGTGAAAGGCCTGCAGAAAGCTACTCCCACTAAAGAAGAGCCTCAACCTTATATCGACTGCACAGGAAACTTACAGGTATTGGCAAGAAAGATAGTAAGTCTGCTAAAACTGAATGATTGCTAAATGAATCATAGGAGCAGGAGAAGTAGGTAGAGTAGTCAACTGATGGGGAAAATGCTACCGAATAAGTTAATGGCATTGAACTTCTAGGCATGTTTATTCATTATTTGTAGTCATCTTACAGATATTCTCGCTCGTATCCATTCTTGTCACGGTGCTCGACTAGTCATTTCCAAGGGTTGACTGAAGAGGTCGACTAACAAATTGTTGAAAAGTCAGTTGACTTGGGCGACTAGGCGGCCAACTTCTGGACTAGTTGATTGACTGGTGCAAAATCTCATccaaattgaataaaattattaacgTATTTAATAGAATCCTAATCAACAGAAGCAACTATAGCATGCACATACTAATCACTATTCTTCCTCTCGCCTTTATTCGCTGTTGAAACAAAACTTGTATGTAATTTGCGTGTATAGTCAGCTTATCTGTATGCATATGGAATGGAAAAAAGATATGTTCATAAGTAAATAATATCTATCTTgtcattaatatacatatgaGAACGTTGGACTTTTCTCGTGGAAAACCAGTAAACCACatgtataagatatatataatatatacagagCCGTGCTTGAGATTCAGAATGCCCTGTAAAAAATCTAAAAAGGTGCcctcataattttaaaaatatgaaagcatacaaaataataaaaatcaactgaaaattgaaaaaaacaatATAGCGATCAACACACTTACCGACATGACAACTATATCGTATCTTGTGCTAACATTTACATTTCAATCCTTGCATTCTGTCTTTTTGCACTTGCTCCGACTTTTCATTTCCTGcaactctttttttttgctaaatcatTTCCTGCAACTCTTTTTTTATTGATGCTGGCACTTCCTATCTACCAATGTGCATTAGGACAGTATCTTCATGGAATCATGGTTTATTGCTAATTTCATTGCCACCATTATTACAGGTGTGGCATGTGGATGGTGATGCGAAGACTCCTCTTTCAGATTCcaacatatcaaaattttacaGTGGAGACTGCTATATCTTTCAGTACACATATCCTGGGGACTCTGGTGAGGAATACATCATAGGGACATGGTTTGGAAATCAAAGTGTTGAGGTGATAACCGCTTATGCCTCAAACTGATACTAAGTTATTATTCATCCCAGTCCCCAATAGTAAAACTGGGATAAATATTAGTCATCAGTCGTTTggttcaaatatatcaaattaatcGCTTATTTCAAAGTCGACTCAATTTAGTCACTAACTTATTATGCAAACCATCTGCCAGTGACTAAATTGATACTaaatattaactttttaatgaccaagttgattcaaattttcaaaCTGGTAACCAAACTGAGTCAATTTTGAAATGAGTGACTAATTTGAtatagtttgaaccaaaggagtgataactttgatatatatatatcctataAAACTACTAACATAAATATTATCAAACAAGTAGAAAAGCTAGACCAGTAAAAAAAACGTGCAAAAAAAGGAGAGAATGTagcttaatttttatatattgtgtGTTAATTGGCAACCCAAGTACAAATAGTAAGGAAGGCAGATAAATGTAACTAAACAAACAGTTTAAAGAACCATTATATGCTCATCAGCTCATGTACCTCGGAATTTAAAACCACTAATGAACAAGCAGGGTTTTTGGAGTTTGACCTTCCTAATGTAACATGAAAACTATAAAAACTAAACACACTATAACACTACATTGTAACTTGTTACTTGATATAATTTTCAAGAACACGTAGTTCTCCCTTCTTCCTCCCTCACGAGCTATCTGTTTCTATTGTAAAGTTCAATAAGACATCTTAAATTATATATGCTTCGTAAATCGTAATCTATAAAATAGTACGAACTTGCAAATCTCTTTTACTTCTGAGCCTAATGTATTCCCTGGACTATCTAGGTTTAGCTTATAACAAATGATCTGTTCTATTAATTATGTGGAATTATTGATATACACTAGGATGGTTGATGTGTAACAACATAATTTTTAGGTTTGAACTGAtcatttaagatttgtaaatttaattaatgtatGCTGATTTGTACTTATGATGCATCAAAAGAAGATACAATTCTAAAGTGTAATTaatcaatattttcttttttctatttaaatgTCACACAAACTACAAGTCTACTAATTTTTCCTGAAAATTTGCTAACACTACAGGAAGATAGAAATTCAGCAACTTCACAAGCAAACAAGATGGTTGAGTCGTTAAAGTTTTTACCTGTCCAGGtaatcttgtttgtttttcACATTTTCTTGTCTGGAAGTGATTAATGAGTTTTGTGTCTATGTcgttattaatttgtttttatatatggtCTTTTAGGCACGCATATGTGAAGGAAATGAATCTATCCAGTTCTTTTCAATTTTCCAGAGCTTTCTTGTTTTTAAGGTATGAACGAATATGTATGCTGAAAGAAATTGTACTTAAGTTCTTTCCTTAGTATTCAGTTGTTTCAATAACTGTACGTccatttttataattctttaaGGGCGGTTTTAGCGAAAGATACAAAATGTATATAGCTGAGAAGGAACTTCCAGATGTTACCTATTCTGAGGATGGGCTAGCTCTGTTTCGGGTGCAGGGAACTGGACCAGAAAACATGCAAGCAATTCAAGTTGAAGCAGTTAGTcctttcttttaattttcttttttgcccGAATAAATAATAGGTTcttacattttatttttcttcgcATACATTTGGTATTTGTTAAGAACGAAACGGTGATATAATATGACAACTTATATGTATCATTAGCCCTTCACAGTTTTTGATACAGGGAAGGActtaaatataagaaattatGGGATGATATCGACGAAAAAAGTAAGAAGTTAGAAATACGGTCACCGAGCAAGGGTTTCTCAATCGCATAAGAGAGGGATTATATTGACAGTGACCACTAATAAAGAGAACAACTTAAAACTCTGTAATCTGTTGAATATGTAGGAAATACTGGACCACCTTCATTTGTATTCTTAATTTCAGAAAGATTATCTAAAAAaggttataaaaaaaatcctttGAGAGCTGACTTTTTTTTATGCCACAAAGATGATCCACCCTTCCAGGTAATGTGGTGAAGTTACTTTGTGTCTATTACTCATGAATAGTGAAAGCAAGTCAATTTATATGCTTACCACAGGTGATCATTGTTGCATAAACCGTTTATTATCCTATTCTCTTTTGATCAATATGTCTAATATTTCTCATATTACCCTGAAGAAATTTTATCAGTCCTTTTTTTTGGAATCAGGTTGCTTCTTCTCTAAATTCTTCCCATTGTTACATATTGCACAATGGATCTTCTGTCTTTACCTGGTTTGGCAACCTTACAACCTCAGAGGACCAGGAACTTGTTGAGAGGTTGCTGGATCTGATAAAGGTTTGAAATTATATAGATTATATCTTTCATTTTGTCGTTAACTAGTATCCTtgaaagatttttttaattctcgTAAAACCTGGTcttagttatttaattttaactgAATCTGATTGCTAGACATATATGCTTCTTCCTGTGGGTGAATTAGTAATATTTGACATGCCCCACATTTCATCTGAAAACACATTTTCTACAGGAAAAAATTGTAAGTTTTTGTACAGAACAATCAAGCACCCAACTTTATAAATTCTTGATAGACACTAAGTAGCACCAGATAATTATTCGAATAATTGCCACCTATCAGTCCAGTTTCATTACTAGTGGTGCTTTGATCCTATCTTGTCCAAAATAATTTCTGCTTATTCAGTTACGTGTTGTACAGCCAAATATGCA
This genomic window contains:
- the LOC108227499 gene encoding villin-4; translation: MAVSMRDLDSAFQGAGQKAGLEIWRIENFRPVPVSKTLHGKFFTGDSYVILKTTALKSGALRNDIHYWIGKDCSQDEAGTAAIKTVELDAVLGGRAVQYREVQGHETEKFLSYFKPCIIPQEGGVASGFKHAEAEEYKTRLYVCRGKHVVQVKEVAFARSSLNHDDIFILDTASKIFQFNGSNSSIQERAKALEVVQYIKDTYHDGKCEIAAIEDGRLMADADTGEFWGLFGGFAPLPRKSAAEDANNISDVPTRLFGIVKGQHEPMDVDSLKRELLDTYKCYLLDCGSEVFVWIGRNTSLDERKSASGAGEELLRTVPRPKTHIIRVMEGFETVMFRSKFDSWPQSTDVTVSEDGRSKVAALLKRQGLNVKGLQKATPTKEEPQPYIDCTGNLQVWHVDGDAKTPLSDSNISKFYSGDCYIFQYTYPGDSGEEYIIGTWFGNQSVEEDRNSATSQANKMVESLKFLPVQARICEGNESIQFFSIFQSFLVFKGGFSERYKMYIAEKELPDVTYSEDGLALFRVQGTGPENMQAIQVEAVASSLNSSHCYILHNGSSVFTWFGNLTTSEDQELVERLLDLIKPNMQSRLQKEGSESEQFWDLLGGKSEYPSQKVGRDVESDPHLFSCSFSNDLKVKEIYNFDQDDLMTEDIFILDCHSDIFVWVGQQVNSKYKKDALTIGEKFLEHDFLLEKLSGQAPIYIVTEGSEPTFFTRFFTWDSTKSAMHGSSFQRKLAIIKNGGTPVMDKPKRRTPVSYGGRSAALPEKSQRSRSVTFSPERVRVRGRSPAFNALAAAFENPNARNLSTPPPVVKKLYPKSGSPDSAKSTPRSSAITALTSSFDKPARETLIPRSVKVSPQATIPKPDTESKENVMSSRIESLTIQEDVKEGEADDEEGVTTYPYDRLTISSADPVKDIDVTKRETYLTSQEFREKFGMTKSSFYKLPKWKQNKLKMALQLF